Proteins encoded within one genomic window of Brassica rapa cultivar Chiifu-401-42 chromosome A09, CAAS_Brap_v3.01, whole genome shotgun sequence:
- the LOC103840168 gene encoding heat stress transcription factor A-1d, whose amino-acid sequence MDRGNRTKGGSVTMESTEIQPSPQPQPVAVLTGNAPPPFLSKTYDMVDDPATDSIVSWSANNNSFIVWDPPQFAKDLLPKNFKHNNFSSFVRQLNTYGFRKVDPDKWEFANEGFLRGQKHLLKTITRRKPAHGHGPQQSQHSIGQNSSVSSCVEVGKFGLKEEVERLKRDKNVLMQELVRLRQQQQSTDNQLQTMVQRLQGMENRQQQLMSFLAKAVQSPHFLSQFLQQQNQQNEGSRRISDTSKKRRFKRDGIVSNNKDSASPDGQIVKYQPPMHEQAKAMFSQLMKMEPYKAGDDGFLLGNGTSTTTSTEGTEMEISANNITGISLQEMPTASEIQSSSSPSGATPENVTVAEFPTPEEAIPSPDDLSLPEFADMLQENIAEVPPENFLETNMEDLSPILDSDLFNNDDLPFDIDDILRDPDLEPSVDDYASLFQDILMSSPVPDDMEVTPVDVTTKDGETEQKQMDNLTQQMGLLSPETIDLSRQNP is encoded by the exons ATGGATCGCGGTAACAGAACCAAGGGAGGATCTGTAACAATGGAATCAACGGAGATTCAGCCTTCTCCTCAACCGCAGCCTGTGGCGGTCCTAACTGGAAACGCGCCTCCTCCGTTCCTGAGCAAGACCTATGACATGGTTGACGATCCCGCAACCGATTCGATTGTGTCGTGGAGTGCGAACAACAACAGTTTCATCGTGTGGGATCCACCACAGTTCGCTAAAGATCTTCTTCCCAAGAACTTCAAGCACAATAATTTCTCCAGCTTCGTCAGGCAGCTTAACACCTAC GGTTTCCGGAAGGTTGACCCTGATAAATGGGAATTTGCGAATGAAGGTTTCCTTAGAGGTCAGAAGCACTTGCTTAAAACAATAACTCGGCGAAAACCTGCACACGGACATGGACCTCAGCAATCTCAGCACTCGATTGGGCAGAACTCATCTGTAAGCTCATGTGTTGAAGTTGGCAAGTTTGGTCTCAAAGAAGAGGTCGAGAGGCTTAAACGAGATAAGAACGTCCTTATGCAAGAACTCGTTAGATTAAGACAGCAGCAACAATCCACTGATAACCAACTTCAAACGATGGTCCAGCGTCTCCAGGGCATGGAGAATCGGCAACAACAGTTAATGTCGTTCCTTGCAAAGGCAGTACAAAGCCCTCATTTTCTATCTCAGTTCTTGCAGCAGCAGAACCAGCAAAACGAGGGTAGTAGGCGAATCAGTGATACCAGTAAGAAGCGGAGATTCAAGCGAGATGGCATTGTCAGTAATAATAAGGATTCTGCTTCTCCTGATGGACAGATAGTGAAGTATCAACCTCCAATGCACGAGCAGGCAAAGGCAATGTTTAGTCAGCTTATGAAGATGGAACCTTACAAAGCCGGGGATGATGGTTTTCTTCTAGGTAACGGTACTTCTACTACTACTAGTACAGAAGGAACAGAGATGGAGATTTCAGCGAACAACATAACGGGTATATCTCTTCAGGAGATGCCAACAGCTTCTGAGAtacaatcatcatcatcaccaagtGGAGCAACTCCGGAAAACGTTACAGTAGCTGAGTTTCCAACACCTGAAGAAGCAATTCCCTCACCTGATGACCTGTCTCTACCCGAATTTGCTGATATGCTGCAGGAGAATATCGCGGAGGTGCCTCCAGAGAATTTCTTGGAAACAAACATGGAAGATTTGAGTCCTATCCTAGATTCAGATCTGTTCAATAATGATGATTTACCCTTTGACATTGACGACATTCTGAGGGACCCCGATTTAGAACCTTCGGTTGATGATTACGCTTCACTCTTTCAAGACATTCTCATGTCAAGCCCGGTTCCAGATGATATGGAAGTAACACCAGTGGATGTTACAACGAAGGACGGTGAGACAGAGCAGAAACAGATGGATAATCTGACTCAACAAATGGGTCTCCTCTCGCCTGAAACCATAGATCTTTCAAG GCAAAATCCTTGA
- the LOC103840169 gene encoding mitogen-activated protein kinase kinase 10 — MSLVRERRHQEPLTFSIPPPPYYHGIPRDPSPSSFSSSNPDSSSPVQTLNDLEKLTVLGQGSNGTVYRTRHRRTTALYALKLIRSDLSITTVEADTLKRIESSFIVKCYAVFANSSDLCFVMELMEKGSLQDMLLAQHVLPDPVISTLANRILQGLRHLQEMRIVHGDIKPSNLLINKKGEVKIADFGASRIVTRGDYGSSGTCAYMSPERVDPDKWGFEEIGFAGDVWSLGVVVLECCLGRYPLTKVGDKPDWAALVCAICCNEKVEIPVSGTLEFRDFVGRCLEKDWTKRGTVDELLYHPFVKNRQ, encoded by the coding sequence ATGTCACTTGTGAGAGAGAGACGTCACCAAGAACCACTCACATTCTCTattccaccaccaccatattaCCACGGCATCCCCAGAGACCCATCTCCGTCCTCATTTTCATCATCAAACCCTGACTCATCATCGCCGGTTCAAACCTTGAACGATCTCGAGAAACTCACCGTTTTAGGACAAGGAAGCAACGGGACAGTTTACAGAACCCGTCACCGGAGAACCACAGCTCTCTACGCATTAAAACTCATCCGGTCAGATCTCAGCATAACTACTGTTGAAGCTGACACTCTCAAGAGAATCGAATCAAGCTTCATCGTAAAATGCTACGCCGTTTTTGCTAACTCATCCGATCTTTGTTTTGTGATGGAGCTTATGGAGAAAGGATCTCTCCAGGACATGTTGCTTGCCCAACACGTTTTGCCTGACCCGGTGATATCGACTCTCGCTAACAGAATCCTCCAAGGGTTACGTCATCTTCAAGAAATGAGAATAGTCCATGGAGACATAAAGCCTTCGAATCTACTCATTAACAAAAAAGGAGAGGTCAAGATCGCGGATTTTGGTGCGAGCCGGATTGTAACTAGAGGAGACTATGGTTCGAGCGGGACGTGTGCGTATATGAGTCCTGAACGTGTGGATCCAGATAAATGGGGATTTGAAGAGATTGGTTTTGCTGGGGATGTGTGGTCTTTAGGTGTTGTGGTTCTTGAGTGTTGTCTTGGAAGGTATCCATTGACTAAAGTTGGAGATAAACCGGACTGGGCGGCTCTGGTTTGTGCAATTTGTTGTAATGAGAAAGTGGAGATTCCAGTGAGTGGTACGTTGGAGTTTAGAGATTTTGTTGGGAGATGTTTGGAGAAGGACTGGACGAAAAGAGGCACAGTGGATGAGCTTCTTTATCATCCTTTTGTGAAAAACAGACAGTAG